In the Deinococcus ficus genome, one interval contains:
- a CDS encoding ammonia-forming cytochrome c nitrite reductase subunit c552, with protein sequence MTRPGTRPRPAVWLLLIALFAAVGVAVGMLLTNIQQRHDEAATQPAQFVTIPDFETDPAVWGKNWPRQYDSFMKTKETGVRTPYAGNEPFDKLAANPLRKKFWAGYAFEVEYNEDRGHYYSLIDQREIRRVKERKQPGTCANCHSADVPRLINTMGWAKMNKTPYNDLNKAELHQGVSCGDCHSNKDMSLTITRPAFVNAMAKRGVDVKEATHQQMRTYVCAQCHVEYYFEKDSKELIFPWSESKKLEDGITIENISTYYQKDGHTDWNHTQTGGPMIKMQHPDYEMYSTGIHAKNGVACADCHMPYTREGAQKVSDHWVRSPLQNLNNACQTCHKSSSDELRNRVVTIQNRTRDMQASAEAAISDAIDAIVAAKDAGATPEQLKKAYDLHREAQLRWDFVDAESSMGFHSPQEATRALGHSADMARQAQLEATRLLNQQ encoded by the coding sequence ATGACACGACCCGGAACCCGCCCCCGCCCCGCCGTCTGGCTGCTCCTGATCGCCCTGTTCGCCGCGGTCGGCGTGGCCGTGGGCATGCTGCTCACCAACATCCAGCAGCGGCACGACGAGGCCGCGACGCAACCCGCGCAGTTCGTGACCATCCCCGACTTCGAGACCGACCCGGCCGTGTGGGGCAAGAACTGGCCCCGGCAGTACGACTCCTTCATGAAGACCAAGGAGACCGGCGTGCGCACCCCCTACGCCGGGAACGAACCCTTCGACAAACTGGCCGCCAACCCCCTGCGCAAGAAATTCTGGGCCGGGTACGCCTTCGAGGTCGAGTACAACGAGGATCGCGGTCACTACTACTCCCTGATTGACCAGCGCGAAATCCGCCGCGTGAAGGAACGCAAGCAGCCCGGCACCTGCGCGAACTGCCACAGCGCCGATGTGCCGCGCCTGATCAACACCATGGGCTGGGCGAAGATGAACAAGACGCCCTACAACGACCTGAACAAGGCCGAACTGCACCAGGGCGTGTCCTGCGGCGACTGCCACAGCAACAAGGACATGAGCCTGACCATTACCCGCCCCGCCTTCGTGAACGCCATGGCCAAACGCGGCGTGGACGTGAAGGAAGCCACCCACCAGCAGATGCGCACCTACGTCTGCGCGCAGTGCCACGTCGAGTACTACTTCGAGAAAGACAGCAAGGAACTCATCTTCCCCTGGAGCGAGAGCAAGAAACTCGAGGACGGCATCACCATCGAGAACATCAGCACCTACTACCAGAAAGACGGCCACACCGACTGGAACCACACCCAGACCGGCGGCCCCATGATCAAGATGCAGCACCCGGACTACGAGATGTACTCCACCGGCATCCACGCGAAAAACGGCGTGGCCTGCGCCGACTGCCACATGCCCTACACCCGCGAGGGCGCACAGAAGGTCAGCGACCACTGGGTGCGCAGCCCCCTGCAGAACCTGAACAACGCCTGCCAGACCTGCCACAAGTCCAGCTCCGACGAACTGCGGAACCGCGTGGTCACCATCCAGAACCGCACCCGCGACATGCAGGCCAGCGCCGAAGCCGCCATCAGCGACGCCATCGACGCCATCGTGGCCGCCAAGGACGCCGGCGCCACGCCCGAACAGCTGAAGAAAGCCTACGACCTGCACCGCGAAGCGCAGCTGCGCTGGGACTTCGTGGACGCCGAGAGCAGCATGGGCTTCCACAGCCCGCAGGAGGCCACCCGCGCCCTCGGGCACAGCGCCGACATGGCCCGCCAGGCGCAGCTGGAAGCCACCCGCCTCCTCAACCAGCAGTAA
- a CDS encoding sigma 54-interacting transcriptional regulator yields the protein METKPRTLGELLQTTEYAGRRPFDNQIRLVQDEVRANLTRKLRSGEPLFPGVVGYDDTVIPQLVNALLARQNFILLGLRGQAKSRILRAITDLLDPEVPVIAGVDMPDDPLNPVGAEGRHLLEAHGLDLPIRWLPRAERYVEKLATPDVTVADLIGDVDPIKAARLGTSLGDTRSMHFGLLPRANRGIFAVNELADLAPKVQVALFNILQEGDVQIKGYPIRLELDVMLVFSANPEDYTARGKIVTPLKDRIGSEIRTHYPTDVRQGMEITAQEAVRAEGVVVPGFIAELIEEIAFQAREDGRVDKLSGVSQRLPISLLEVAAANAERRSLTTDDAPVVRVSDVYAGLPAITGKLELEYEGELKGADNVARDVIRKAAGAVYARHYGSADTKALEKWFDAGNVFRFPQGGDAASALKAAQDVPDLPELAATVAGSSDDAVRAAAAEFVLEGLYGRKKLSRAEELYAAPEPEVKRERGGRWN from the coding sequence ATGGAAACGAAACCGCGCACGCTGGGTGAACTGCTCCAGACGACGGAGTACGCAGGCCGCCGGCCCTTCGACAACCAGATCAGACTGGTGCAGGACGAGGTCCGCGCCAACCTGACCCGCAAACTCCGCAGCGGAGAGCCGCTGTTCCCCGGCGTGGTCGGGTACGACGACACCGTCATCCCCCAGCTCGTGAACGCCCTGCTCGCCCGGCAGAACTTCATCCTGCTGGGCCTGCGCGGCCAGGCGAAAAGCCGCATCCTGCGCGCCATCACCGACCTGCTCGACCCGGAAGTCCCGGTCATCGCCGGCGTGGACATGCCCGACGATCCCCTCAACCCCGTCGGCGCCGAAGGCCGGCACCTGCTCGAAGCGCACGGCCTGGACCTCCCCATCCGCTGGCTGCCCCGCGCCGAACGTTACGTGGAGAAACTCGCCACGCCGGACGTCACGGTCGCCGACCTGATCGGCGACGTGGACCCCATCAAGGCCGCCCGGCTGGGCACCAGCCTGGGCGACACGCGCAGCATGCACTTCGGCCTGCTGCCCCGCGCCAACCGCGGCATCTTCGCCGTGAACGAACTCGCCGACCTGGCCCCCAAGGTGCAGGTCGCCCTGTTCAACATCCTTCAGGAAGGCGACGTGCAGATCAAGGGCTACCCCATCCGCCTGGAACTGGACGTCATGCTGGTCTTCAGCGCCAACCCTGAGGACTACACCGCCCGCGGCAAGATCGTCACGCCCCTCAAGGACCGCATCGGCAGCGAGATCCGCACCCACTACCCCACCGACGTGCGCCAAGGCATGGAGATCACCGCGCAGGAAGCCGTCCGCGCCGAGGGCGTCGTGGTGCCGGGCTTCATCGCCGAACTCATCGAGGAGATCGCCTTCCAGGCCCGTGAGGACGGCCGAGTGGACAAACTCAGCGGCGTGTCCCAGCGCCTCCCGATCTCCCTGCTGGAAGTCGCGGCCGCCAACGCCGAACGCCGCAGCCTCACCACCGACGACGCCCCCGTCGTGCGCGTCAGCGACGTGTACGCCGGCCTGCCCGCCATCACCGGGAAACTCGAACTGGAGTACGAGGGCGAACTCAAGGGCGCCGACAACGTCGCCCGCGACGTGATCCGCAAGGCTGCCGGCGCCGTGTACGCCCGCCACTACGGCAGCGCCGACACCAAAGCCCTGGAAAAATGGTTTGACGCCGGGAACGTCTTCCGCTTCCCGCAGGGCGGCGACGCTGCCAGCGCCCTGAAGGCCGCGCAGGACGTCCCGGACCTCCCGGAACTGGCCGCCACCGTCGCCGGCAGCAGCGACGACGCCGTGCGCGCCGCCGCGGCCGAATTCGTGCTGGAAGGCCTGTACGGCCGCAAGAAACTCTCCCGCGCCGAGGAGCTGTACGCTGCGCCGGAACCCGAAGTGAAACGCGAACGCGGCGGCCGCTGGAACTGA
- the nrfH gene encoding cytochrome c nitrite reductase small subunit: MPRTLILIAVALASLVAGLGAFTFTHAKGWSYLSKDPKSCINCHVMNPQWDSWQHSSHKNVADCITCHMPHTFVNKWYTKALNGWNHGKAFTTGNFPEPMVITKRNKEIVLENCVECHKTTVSTMHVSMSKKHEADEPTCTTCHGNVGHQGNK; the protein is encoded by the coding sequence GTGCCCCGCACCCTCATCCTGATCGCCGTCGCCCTGGCGTCCCTGGTGGCCGGGCTGGGGGCGTTCACGTTCACGCACGCCAAAGGCTGGTCGTACCTCTCCAAGGACCCCAAATCCTGCATCAACTGCCACGTCATGAACCCCCAGTGGGACTCCTGGCAGCACAGCAGCCACAAGAACGTCGCGGACTGCATCACCTGCCACATGCCGCACACCTTCGTGAACAAGTGGTACACCAAAGCCCTCAACGGCTGGAACCACGGCAAGGCCTTCACCACCGGGAACTTCCCCGAACCCATGGTGATCACAAAACGCAACAAGGAAATCGTGCTGGAAAACTGCGTGGAATGCCACAAGACCACCGTGAGCACCATGCACGTCTCCATGTCCAAGAAACACGAGGCCGACGAGCCCACCTGCACCACCTGCCACGGCAACGTCGGGCACCAGGGCAACAAGTAA
- a CDS encoding PLP-dependent aminotransferase family protein, producing MSVPASAVPAFDFTSRLSRRAQTMSASAIREILKVTQRPEVISFAGGLPAPELFPLEDVRRAADAVLTRYGPAALQYSTTEGHPPLREWIAARHSIPAANVQITTGSQQALDLLGKVLIDEGDTVLVEAPTYLGALQSFQPYLPTYQEIPTDDEGIDVDALEALLARTSVKVMYVIPNFQNPTGRTLSLERRRRLVEITARHGVPVIEDDPYGQLTFTGETYPSLYELGLERAGGVEGNHVIYCSSFSKTLVPGLRDAWVQAASPVILKLITAKQGADLHTPTLNQMIITELLPILPRQVDVVKKAYGERAAFMISRLEAEFPEGVAFTRPKGGMFLWVTVPGDIDTTPLLARAVERKVAYVPGSPFFAHGGGKNTMRLSYTSATPDQIREGIHALAGTLRDALA from the coding sequence ATGTCCGTGCCTGCCTCCGCCGTTCCTGCCTTCGATTTCACGTCGCGGCTCTCGCGCCGGGCGCAGACCATGAGTGCCAGCGCCATCCGCGAGATCCTGAAGGTCACGCAGCGGCCCGAAGTGATCAGTTTCGCCGGGGGGCTGCCCGCGCCGGAACTGTTCCCGCTGGAAGACGTGCGCCGCGCCGCCGACGCCGTCCTGACGAGGTACGGCCCGGCCGCCCTGCAGTACAGCACCACCGAGGGCCACCCGCCGCTGCGTGAATGGATCGCGGCGCGGCACAGCATTCCGGCCGCGAACGTGCAGATCACCACCGGCAGCCAGCAGGCGCTGGACCTGCTCGGCAAGGTCCTGATCGACGAGGGCGACACCGTGCTGGTCGAGGCGCCCACGTACCTGGGCGCGCTGCAGTCCTTCCAGCCGTACCTGCCGACCTACCAGGAGATCCCCACCGACGACGAGGGCATCGACGTGGACGCCCTGGAGGCCCTGCTGGCCCGCACGAGCGTGAAGGTCATGTACGTCATCCCGAACTTCCAGAACCCCACCGGCCGCACCCTGAGCCTGGAACGCCGCCGCCGTCTGGTGGAGATCACCGCGCGGCACGGCGTGCCGGTCATCGAGGACGACCCGTACGGTCAGCTCACGTTCACCGGGGAGACCTACCCCAGCCTGTACGAGCTGGGCCTGGAACGGGCTGGGGGTGTGGAGGGCAACCACGTCATCTACTGCAGCAGTTTCAGCAAGACGTTGGTGCCCGGTCTGCGGGACGCGTGGGTACAGGCGGCCAGCCCGGTTATCCTGAAACTCATCACGGCGAAGCAGGGCGCGGATCTGCACACGCCCACCCTGAACCAGATGATCATCACGGAACTGCTGCCCATCCTGCCCCGGCAGGTGGACGTGGTGAAAAAAGCGTATGGGGAACGCGCGGCGTTCATGATTTCCCGCCTGGAGGCCGAGTTCCCGGAGGGCGTGGCGTTCACCCGGCCGAAGGGCGGCATGTTCTTGTGGGTGACGGTCCCCGGCGACATCGACACCACGCCCCTGCTGGCCCGGGCCGTGGAACGCAAGGTCGCGTACGTGCCCGGCAGTCCCTTCTTCGCGCACGGCGGCGGGAAGAACACCATGCGCCTGAGCTACACCAGCGCCACCCCCGACCAGATCCGCGAGGGCATTCACGCGCTGGCCGGCACCCTCCGGGACGCCCTCGCGTGA
- a CDS encoding MazG-like family protein — MSRTLDAAGTRRVLEEVLEERLRQDAKWGVQNHDPPTWLMILGEEVGEVNQAALEYHFHQFDKAAPERGPRTLDDYRRELVQVAAVAVSMIECLDRQQAAATGEQD, encoded by the coding sequence GTGAGCCGCACCCTGGACGCGGCCGGCACGCGCCGGGTGCTGGAAGAGGTCCTGGAGGAACGACTGCGGCAGGACGCGAAGTGGGGCGTGCAGAACCACGACCCGCCCACCTGGCTGATGATTCTGGGCGAGGAGGTCGGCGAGGTGAACCAGGCGGCGCTGGAGTACCACTTTCACCAGTTCGACAAGGCCGCGCCCGAGCGTGGCCCGCGCACGCTGGACGACTACCGCCGGGAACTGGTGCAGGTGGCGGCCGTGGCCGTGTCCATGATCGAGTGCCTGGACCGGCAGCAGGCCGCCGCAACCGGCGAGCAGGACTGA
- a CDS encoding type Z 30S ribosomal protein S14, whose translation MANTSKVVKAARGHKFAVQNYNRCSRCGRARGYYRFFGMCRICIREMAHKGELPGVKKASW comes from the coding sequence ATGGCGAACACCTCCAAAGTCGTGAAGGCCGCCCGCGGACACAAGTTCGCGGTGCAGAACTACAACCGTTGCAGCCGCTGCGGCCGTGCCCGCGGGTACTACCGCTTCTTCGGCATGTGCCGCATCTGCATCCGCGAGATGGCGCACAAGGGCGAACTGCCCGGCGTGAAGAAAGCCAGCTGGTAA